A stretch of Dysidea avara chromosome 5, odDysAvar1.4, whole genome shotgun sequence DNA encodes these proteins:
- the LOC136255939 gene encoding uncharacterized protein — MAELKRLVSSRRGYRAHLTRLLQTLTDILNEAQPPLSEDKIATLKDLYEQLERKQELISNLDAKILESTTDDTEIETEVLQTEEISSSISTAKAKIKQRLTPTTSALAMTPQRTDVQPLPPSVPVHEHFTRLPKLDLPQFTGNPLYWQSFWDCFEAAVHNNPSLTGVQKLSYLRAQLLEDAARVIAGFQLTNDNYVHSVTLLKERFGQTYKQVDAHMQALIDLNSPSNSLSSLREFYDATEGHIRSLSTLGKPEDSYGSLLVTILLNKLPSKTKQNLVRAHGKKEWTLSELQTAILNEIYILEMGSQTEPHTSATLPTAAFHTDTRKPVTTVKSKQQRCPFCAGPHNPSLCESFKDSKQRCDIVRQNKLCYNCLGHHKVSLCNSRHRCHNCQRKHHTSLCTNGQHGGTSDRSTQPATPPQNHTHQPATATNTNAADTASLSVTVPLPQNTVCLLKTAVATIRNGIYHSKANVLFDEGSQRSFITEGLANTLALQPHRKEDIVISSFGAHRKLNQEVNVAVINLDTLTGQTIPMTVLVVPHIATPLQNTVTLNVAHLPHLQNLPLAHPLSADKEFDISLLVGADHYWDVVGDVIVRGDGPTAVESKLGYLLSGPAPITAGQFITTTNSAMMLTLLPNELNLERFWDLESVGVTPPDDISEDKVLDNYSTSCVTRDHDGAYVARFPWKLDHPDLPTNFTVAKQRTNQLVKRLSQTPELLKVYSRIIAEQEAKGFIERLDDQSTTHTSVHYIPHHAVEKDSTTTPIRIVFDCSCRQSSKHPSLNDCLIIGSPCDNDLCTLLVRFRSHTFGLSTDIEKAFLHVRLHPDDRNYTRFFWLSDPTDLSSPLCVYRFKVVPFGATNSPFMLNAVLQYHLKQYNSPVSKDMLSNLYVDNIISGCDTEQAAVAYYRQARTIMGEARLNLRSWSSNSAELTAAATKDNTAEGALSVNVLGLRWNPTSDILHLAEKTIYSSL; from the coding sequence ATGGCAGAACTGAAGAGGCTTGTTTCATCCCGACGAGGATACAGGGCGCACCTCACAAGGTTACTACAGACACTCACGGATATTCTAAATGAAGCGCAACCTCCTCTCAGTGAAGATAAGATCGCTACATTAAAGGACTTATATGAGCAACTCGAGAGAAAGCAAGAATTGATCTCAAACCTAGATGCAAAAATCCTCGAAAGCACTACAGATGATACTGAGATAGAAACAGAGGTACTGCAAACCGAAGAAATCAGCTCTTCAATATCAACAGCAAAGGCTAAGATCAAACAACGTCTTACGCCCACTACTTCCGCCTTAGCTATGACTCCACAGAGAACTGATGTTCAACCACTACCACCGTCAGTGCCAGTTCATGAACATTTCACCCGACTTCCCAAGTTAGATCTACCACAGTTCACTGGAAATCCCCTCTACTGGCAGTCATTTTGGGACTGCTTCGAGGCTGCAGTCCACAACAATCCCTCCTTGACTGGAGTGCAGAAACTCAGCTACCTGCGAGCACAGCTCCTTGAAGATGCAGCCCGTGTCATAGCTGGATTCCAGTTAACCAATGACAATTACGTACACTCAGTTACCTTATTGAAAGAACGCTTCGGGCAGACATACAAGCAGGTGGATGCCCACATGCAAGCCCTGATTGACCTTAACAGTCCAAGCAACTCTCTTTCTAGCTTGCGTGAATTTTATGATGCAACTGAGGGACACATTCGTAGTCTATCAACCCTTGGGAAGCCAGAGGACTCCTATGGCAGTCTCCTTGTGACCATACTTCTGAATAAGTTACCATCCAAGACCAAGCAGAATCTAGTAAGGGCACATGGCAAGAAGGAATGGACATTGTCAGAACTACAAACAGCTATTCTGAATGAAATATACATACTTGAGATGGGATCACAAACAGAACCCCATACTTCTGCAACTCTCCCAACAGCAGCATTTCATACTGACACAAGGAAACCTGTTACAACAGTTAAGAGCAAACAACAACGATGTCCATTTTGTGCAGGCCCTCATAATCCATCTCTCTGTGAATCGTTCAAAGATTCTAAGCAGCGGTGTGACATAGTGCGTCAAAATAAGCTCTGCTACAACTGTCTAGGACACCACAAAGTGTCCTTGTGTAATTCCAGACATCGTTGCCACAACTGCCAGAGGAAACACCACACTAGTCTGTGCACAAATGGCCAACATGGTGGCACCTCAGACAGGTCCACCCAACCTGCGACTCCACCACAGAACCATACACATCAGCCAGCCACTGCTACAAACACTAATGCAGCGGACACCGCTTCCTTGTCAGTGACTGTTCCACTACCACAGAATACCGTTTGCCTTCTTAAAACAGCTGTAGCAACCATCAGAAACGGAATTTACCATTCAAAGGCTAATGTTTTATTCGACGAAGGCTCCCAGAGGTCATTTATCACTGAAGGCTTAGCAAATACCTTGGCCCTACAACCTCATCGTAAGGAAGACATTGTAATATCATCCTTTGGGGCACACCGTAAACTAAACCAGGAAGTCAATGTTGCAGTGATCAATCTAGATACTCTGACTGGCCAAACCATACCAATGACTGTGCTTGTGGTACCTCACATCGCTACACCATTGCAGAACACAGTGACCCTTAATGTAGCTCATCTCCCACACCTTCAGAATCTCCCCCTAGCCCACCCACTCAGTGCAGATAAGGAGTTTGACATTTCTCTTCTCGTGGGCGCAGACCACTATTGGGATGTAGTCGGAGATGTTATTGTAAGAGGTGATGGACCCACAGCAGTGGAGTCTAAATTAGGTTATTTGCTCTCTGGACCAGCTCCAATCACAGCTGGACAATTTATTACTACTACCAACAGTGCCATGATGCTCACTCTTTTACCTAATGAGTTGAACTTGGAACGTTTTTGGGACTTAGAATCTGTAGGTGTGACTCCTCCTGATGACATTTCAGAAGACAAAGTACTAGACAACTACTCAACCTCTTGTGTCACACGTGATCATGATGGAGCTTATGTTGCTAGATTTCCGTGGAAGCTAGACCACCCTGATCTCCCTACTAATTTCACTGTAGCCAAGCAGAGAACCAATCAACTTGTGAAGCGTTTGTCCCAAACCCCTGAACTACTGAAGGTGTACAGCCGAATCATTGCAGAGCAGGAAGCTAAGGGTTTCATTGAGCGCCTAGATGACCAATCTACAACACACACCAGTGTTCACTACATTCCTCATCACGCTGTGGAAAAAGATTCTACGACAACACCCATACGTATTGTGTTTGACTGCAGTTGTCGGCAATCATCGAAACACCCCAGCCTCAATGATTGTCTGATCATTGGTTCACCATGTGACAATGATTTATGCACCCTTCTTGTCCGCTTCAGGTCTCACACATTTGGTTTATCAACAGACATTGAGAAGGCTTTCTTACATGTAAGGCTACACCCGGACGATAGGAACTATACACGCTTCTTTTGGCTTTCTGATCCAACAGATCTTTCCAGCCCACTTTGTGTCTACCGCTTTAAAGTTGTACCATTTGGTGCTACTAACTCACCATTTATGCTGAATGCCGTGTTGCAATACCATCTCAAGCAATACAACTCACCTGTGTCGAAAGATATGCTCTCTAACCTCTATGTGGACAACATCATATCTGGCTGTGATACAGAACAAGCAGCAGTGGCTTATTACAGACAAGCCAGAACCATCATGGGCGAAGCAAGGCTCAACTTGCGTAGTTGGTCTTCCAATAGTGCTGAACTTACAGCTGCAGCTACCAAGGACAACACTGCTGAAGGAGCCCTGTCCGTCAATGTATTGGGACTTCGCTGGAACCCCACATCAGATATACTTCACCTGGCTGAAAAAACCATCTATTCTAGCTTATGA